A stretch of the Fusarium musae strain F31 chromosome 2, whole genome shotgun sequence genome encodes the following:
- a CDS encoding hypothetical protein (EggNog:ENOG41~BUSCO:EOG09261K9J), producing the protein MNGFGSPYGQPAAAWQEHHTPDGRAYYYNPTTKATQWTKPEEMMSSAERALANQPWKEYTAEGGRKYWYNTETKQSSWEMPDVYKAALGTTSKPATPASATPYTPPASAGGYNQVPYDQYRDQRDPYPESRQITYGNDPKVQAFVPATNDPEYATTEEAEAAFAKLLRRSGVQPDWTWEQTIRATARDPQFRAIKDPKDRKAAFDKYCQDVVVQDKERAKERLAKLRADFETMLKRHPEITHYTRWKTARPIIEGETIFRSTNNESERRQLFEEYIISLKKAHAEQQTTLRKTAMDGLIDLLPKLNLEPYTRWADAQGIISSTPPFQNDEKYQALTKFDILTAFQNHMKALERRFNDTKQEEKNRKFRKERKARDAFKSLLTELRRNGKINAGTKWSMFVPLIENDNRYTDAVGQSGSTPQELFWDVIEEEERGLRGPRNDVLDVLEDKRFDLTPTSDFEEFLSIMKDDRRTANIEPDILKLIFDRLREKRSSKRGDDDRQSERQQRRAIDDLRACMKRMEPPIALSDTYDKVRSRLLKSDEFQAVASEDARRNAFEKHIRRLREKEDEADRNHRRRDRMSSERDMHRRERERSKGERSHRSGGRGSRRSRSPEPDAYEADRRKAIAERERNHRKSTMAEGLLGADRSRLSPPPRRERERDYDRPSRSRRDDDSYYDRERRDREDERERLYRRRTDRGSHDELNYGDERPSGSRRRRPDDEDEYTRRDSRDAKRTKRERSRERTPPRAEERPRKKTPPPATKDVHSGSEEGEIEED; encoded by the exons ATGAACGGCTTCGGCTCTCCCTATGGCCAGCCTGCTGCGGCTTGGCAGGAGCATCATACGCCCGATGGAAGAGCCTACTATTACAATCCGACTACCAAAGCCACGCAATGGACGAAGCCCGAGGAAATGATGAGCTCAGCTGAG CGCGCTCTCGCGAACCAGCCATGGAAGGAATACACTGCGGAGGGAGGCCGAAAGTATTGGTACAATACTGAGACGAAACAGAGCTCCTGGGAGATGCCCGATGTTTACAAGGCCGCCCTCGGCACAACAAGCAAGCCCGCGACCCCTGCTTCTGCAACCCCCTACACGCCTCCCGCCAGCGCAGGCGGCTACAACCAAGTACCATACGACCAATATCGCGATCAACGCGACCCTTATCCCGAGTCTCGTCAGATCACATATGGAAACGACCCCAAAGTCCAAGCTTTTGTACCTGCGACGAACGACCCCGAATACGCCACcactgaagaggctgaagctgcctttgccaagcttcttcgACGAAGCGGAGTCCAGCCGGACTGGACTTGGGAACAAACTATTCGAGCAACTGCGCGAGACCCGCAGTTTCGTGCCATCAAGGATCCTAAGGATCGCAAGGCTGCTTTCGATAAGTATTGTCAGGATGTTGTTGTCCAGGACAAGGAACGCGCCAAGGAAAGATTGGCTAAACTCCGCGCTGACTTCGAGACTATGCTGAAAAGGCACCCTGAGATCACCCATTACACCCGTTGGAAGACCGCACGTCCGATTATCGAAGGCGAGACCATCTTCCGCTCTACCAACAACGAGAGTGAGCGTCGGCAGCTCTTTGAAGAGTACATCATCAGCCTGAAAAAGGCACACGCTGAGCAGCAGACGACTCTTCGAAAGACCGCTATGGATGGCCTCATCGATTTGCTTCCCAAGCTTAACTTGGAGCCGTACACTCGATGGGCTGATGCTCAAGGTATCATTTCATCTACCCCGCCTTTCCAGAATGACGAAAAGTACCAGGCTCTTACCAAGTTTGACATTTTGACTGCTTTCCAAAACCATATGAAGGCCCTTGAGCGCAGGTTCAACGACACAAagcaggaggagaagaaccgAAAGTTCCGAAAAGAGCGCAAGGCTCGTGATGCTTTCAAGTCTCTCCTTACTGAACTTCGCCGCAATGGAAAAATCAATGCCGGAACCAAATGGAGTATGTTCGTTCCTCTCATCGAGAACGACAATCGTTATACCGACGCCGTAGGCCAAAGTGGCTCGACCCCCCAAGAGCTTTTCTGGGATGTTatcgaagaggaggaacgTGGGCTGCGTGGACCGAGGAACGATGTCTTGGATGTTCTCGAA GACAAGCGGTTTGATCTTACGCCTACGAGCGATTTTGAAGAGttcctctccatcatgaAGGATGATCGACGGACTGCTAACATTGAACCTGAtattctcaagctcatcttcGATCGC CTTCGCGAAAAACGCTCGTCCAAGCGAGGAGACGATGATCGACAGTCGGAACGCCAGCAACGCCGAGCCATTGACGATTTACGTGCTTGCATGAAGCGCATGGAGCCCCCTATCGCCTTGAGTGATACATATGACAAGGTACGATCTCGACTTTTGAAATCAGACGAGTTCCAGGCCGTTGCATCTGAAGATGCACGACGCAATGCTTTTGAAAAGCACATTCGCCGGCTGcgggagaaggaagatgaagcagatCGAAACCACAGGCGACGTGACCGTATGTCTAGCGAAAGAGACATGCATCGCCGGGAGCGGGAGCGATCTAAAGGTGAGCGATCTCATCGTAGTGGTGGACGTGGTTCTCGACGAAGTCGCAGTCCGGAGCCTGATGCCTACGAAGCGGACCGACGCAAGGCTATTGCTGAGCGGGAGCGTAATCACCGTAAATCCACCATGGCCGAGGGTCTTCTGGGTGCAGATAGAAGCCGTCTGTCACCGCCACCTCGTCGTGAGCGGGAAAGAGATTACGATCGTCCTTCTCGCTCACGCCGTGATGATGACAGCTACTACGACCGCGAAagaagagatcgagaagatgaACGCGAGAGACTATATCGCCGTCGCACCGACCGGGGATCACATGACGAACTTAACTATGGGGATGAACGTCCATCCGGCTCTCGACGTCGTCGTccagacgatgaagacgaatACACTCGTCGTGATTCGCGCGATGCTAAG AGAACTAAGAGGGAACGGTCTCGAGAGCGTACACCGCCTCGAGCTGAAGAACGTCCTCGTAAGAAAACCCCTCCACCTGCAACCAAGGATGTTCACTCCGGCAGCGAAGAGGGCGAGATTGAGGAAGATTAG
- a CDS encoding hypothetical protein (EggNog:ENOG41): protein MGSIPDYSLPPQELEFDGFLFDMDGTIIDSTEAVVKHWETIGNEIGVAPEVILETSHGRRSIDILKILAPEKANWDCRATADHFPDVCDMEGRLPKYHGHEAVEIPGARSMLEALIAISSPWAIVTSGTVPLVTGWLRARDLPTPPSDHLVTAESVENGKPDPACYRLGRERLGLQAEDAQVLVLEDSPAGIRAGKAAGCKVLGLVTSHTVEQVIAAEPDWVVRDLSSVKVLRSEGGKVTIEISNALRT, encoded by the exons ATGGGGTCAATTCCGGACTACAGCCTGCCCCCGCAGGAGCTCGAATTTGACGGGTTTCTCTTCGATATGGACGGGACTATCATCGACTCAACGGAAGCAGTAGTGAAGCACTGGGAGAC AATTGGGAATGAGATAGGCGTTGCCCCCGAAGTTATCCTCGAGACGTCTCATGGACGACGAAGCATCGACATCCTAAAGATTCTCGCACCTGAAAAGGCGAACTGGGATT GCCGAGCGACCGCTGATCACTTCCCAGATGTATGTGACATGGAAGGACGTCTACCCAAGTACCACGGCCATGAGGCTGTCGAGATACCTGGCGCCCGTTCCATGTTAGAAGCACTCATCGCCATATCTAGCCCATGGGCGATCGTCACCTCAGGCACCGTCCCGCTCGTCACCGGATGGCTACGTGCTCGAGACCTGCCCACACCGCCGTCGGATCACCTCGTCACGGCAGAATCCGTCGAGAATGGTAAACCCGACCCCGCCTGCTACCGCCTCGGCCGTGAGCGTCTCGGTCTGCAGGCGGAGGACGCCCAGGTCCTCGTCCTTGAGGACAGCCCAGCAGGGATCCGCGCAGGGAAAGCAGCAGGCTGCAAAGTTCTCGGCCTGGTGACTAGCCATACCGTTGAGCAGGTCATCGCTGCAGAACCAGACTGGGTCGTTCGAGACCTCTCTTCAGTCAAGGTGCTTCGGAGCGAGGGCGGAAAGGTGACTATCGAGATTTCCAATGCGCTCCGAACATAA
- a CDS encoding hypothetical protein (EggNog:ENOG41~MEROPS:MER0011032) gives MGSQIGDPDEITVLVTGFGPFREQYPINPSWEIANSLPLYLPPLRAKNPNSRHAAVVLPKVRIVVHPEPIRVNYRVVRGLVPSFHDTPQKFDIVIHIGMAGPRPFYSIERRGHRDGYKHPDVDGEYIDGEEERESPDWPWRGLPEEIETELSLDEILPLWQGHSSEADLRISEDAGHFMCDFIYYSSLSELWKLQRPRKTLFLHVPADASPTSVAKGRELTLNLIRSVVESEMIAKNKLLTSKTAGEEL, from the exons ATGGGTTCGCAGATTGGAGACCCCGATGAGATTACTGTGCTTGTCACAGGGTTTGGT CCGTTCAGAGAACAGTATCCCATTAACCCCTCATGGGAAATCGCCAACAGCTTGCCTTTATATCTTCCTCCGCTACGAGCCAAGAACCCTAACTCGAGGCATGCGGCTGTTGTTCTGCCAAAGGTACGCATCGTGGTGCACCCTGAGCCTATCCGTGTCAATTACCGGGTCGTGAGAGGCCTTGTGCCGTCTTTTCATGACACGCCACAGAAGTTTGACATTGTCATTCACATTGGAATGGCTGGTCCTCGACCATTCTATTCCATTGAGAGGAGAGGTCACCGTGACGGGTACAAGCATCCGGATGTCGATGGCGAATACATAgacggagaagaagagagagaaagtcCTGACTGGCCGTGGCGAGGCCTTCCAGAGGAGATTGAGACGGAGCTGAGCCTCGACGAAATACTCCCTTTGTGGCAGGGGCACAGTTCG GAGGCGGATCTGCGCATATCGGAAGACGCAGGCCACTTTATGTGCGACTTCATATACTACTCAAGTCTGTCTGAGCTGTGGAAACTGCAGAGACCCAGAAAGACCCTGTTTCTCCATGTCCCAGCCGATGCTTCGCCTACGAGTGTTGCAAAGGGGAGGGAACTGACATTAAACCTTATTCGATCAGTTGTTGAGAGTGAAATGATTGCAAAGAACAAGCTTCTGACGAGTAAGACTGCTGGCGAGGAATTGTGA
- the RLI1 gene encoding Fe-S cluster-binding ribosome biosynthesis protein (BUSCO:EOG09261127): protein MSDKLTRIAIVNSDKCRPRKCRQECKKSCPVVRSGKLCIEVQPDSKLAFISESLCIGCGICPKKCPFDAITIINLPTNLESQVTHRYGPNSFKLHRLPMPRPGQVLGLVGTNGIGKSTALKILSGKLKPNLGRHDNPPDWEDVIKHFRGSELQNYFTKLLEDDLKAVVKPQYVDQIPRAVRGPNKTVRFLIESRASLGNTEQVANVLELNHIMDRDINHLSGGELQRFAIGTVSVQAADVYMFDEPSSYLDVKQRLSAASIIRSLLRDNGYIIVVEHDLSVLDYLSDYICVLYGKPAVYGVVTLPHSVREGINIFLDGHIPTENLRFRDESLTFRIAETTDDFAIDKSRAFTYPKMEKTLGSFKLNIEAGDFTDSEIIVMMGENGTGKTTFCRLLAGALKPDSQKSVPEMRISMKPQTITPKFDGTVRQLFFKKIKQSFLSPQFQTDVVKPLKLDDFIDQEVKNLSGGELQRVAIVLALGIPADIYLIDEPSAYLDSEQRIIASRVIKRFIMHSKKTAFIVEHDFIMATYLADRVIVFDGQPGIDAHANKPESLLTGCNTFLKNLDVTFRRDPTNYRPRINKSGSQLDQEQKMSGNFFFLEETPDKS, encoded by the exons ATGTCGGACAAGCTCACCCG TATCGCCATCGTCAATAGCGACAAG TGTCGCCCTCGAAAATGTCGTCAAGAGTGCAAAAAGTCTTGCCCCGTCGTTCGCAGCGGAAAACTCTGTATTGAGGTCCAGCCCGACTCTAAGCTCGCGTTCATATCCGAGTCCCTCTGCATCGGTTGCGGTATCTGCCCCAAGAAGTGCCCTTTCgatgccatcaccatcatcaacttgcCCACCAATCTCGAAAGCCAGGTCACCCACCGATATGGACCCAACAGTTTCAAGCTGCACCGTCTGCCCATGCCCCGACCCGGCCAGGTTCTCGGTTTGGTCGGAACAAACGGTATTGGAAAGAGTACCGCTCTGAAGATTCTCAGCGGAAAGCTCAAGCCCAACTTGGGCCGACACGACAACCCTCCTGATTGGGAGGACGTTATCAAGCACTTTCGTGGTTCCGAGCTTCAGA ACTACTtcaccaagcttctcgaagaTGACCTCAAGGCAGTTGTCAAGCCTCAGTATGTCGACCAGATCCCCAGAGCGGTCAGGGGTCCCAACAAGACTGTCCGATTCCTTATCGAGAGTCGTGCCTCGCTTGGAAATACGGAGCAGGTTGCCAATGTTCTCGAGTTGAACCACATCATGGACCGAGACATCAACCACCTGTCTGGTGGTGAGCTTCAGCGTTTCGCTATTGGCACGGTTTCAGTACAGGCAGCGGATGTGTATATGTTTGACGAGCCAAGTTCATACCTTGATGTCAAGCAGCGTCTGAGTGCTGCCTCAATCATCCGCTCCCTCCTCCGGGACAATGGCTATATCATCGTTGTCGAGCACGATCTGTCTGTTTTGGATTACCTCTCCGACTATATCTGCGTTCTGTACGGAAAGCCCGCCGTTTATGGTGTCGTCACCCTCCCGCACTCCGTTCGTGAGGGtatcaacatcttccttGACGGTCACATTCCGACTGAGAACTTGCGATTCCGAGATGAGTCTCTGACCTTCCGTATTGCGGAGACTACCGATGATTTCGCTATCGACAAATCTCGTGCCTTTACCTATCCTAAGATGGAGAAGACCCTCggcagcttcaagctcaacatcgaGGCTGGTGACTTCACTGATTCTGAGATCATCGTCATGATGGGCGAGAACGGTACCGGAAAGACCACATTCTGCCGCCTCTTGGCTGGAGCCCTCAAGCCTGATAGTCAGAAAAGCGTTCCCGAGATGCGAATCAGCATGAAGCCTCAGACTATCACCCCCAAATTCGACGGCACTGTCCGCCAacttttcttcaagaagattaAGCAGTCTTTCCTGTCCCCCCAGTTTCAGACTGACGTCGTCAAGCCTCTCAAGCTCGACGATTTCATTGATCAAGAAGTGAAGAACCTTTCTGGTGGTGAATTGCAGCGTGTTGCCATCGTCCTTGCCCTGGGTATCCCTGCGGACATTTATCTGATCGATGAGCCGTCGGCCTATCTCGACTCTGAGCAGCGTATTATTGCCTCACGAGTCATCAAGCGTTTCATCATGCATTCCAAGAAGACTGCTTTCATCGTTGAGCACgatttcatcatggccacgtACCTTGCTGACCGTGTCATTGTCTTCGACGGACAACCTGGTATCGACGCTCATGCCAACAAGCCAGAATCTCTCCTTACCGGCTGTAACACCTTCTTGAAGAACCTCGACGTCACTTTCCGTCGTGATCCCACCAACTATCGCCCCCGTATTAACAAGAGCGGATCTCAGCTCGACCAAGAGCAGAAGATGAGTGGCAACTTC ttcttcttggaggagaCCCCTGACAAGAGCTAA
- a CDS encoding hypothetical protein (EggNog:ENOG41): MEHLLKPSIAVKPHPPKLNVQPRILYPLMVLPRERLPLSCIDFHVTNVDLASHRFFESHIKILDLESRMGSGPVVLLARKEASRAVYALERQPNGVYVVCRLGPWVDLEALADDASAVCRERLRPAARTESRSQYGPSVITTPHIHKEENIKRAAIEAIQTLVRKRPRSQSVSTLAESVKLEAAPEAAMTAESKLPSPTFRPEELPKTLSEQQAQASRPTTAISTSDIIEEPSQQPTTESLFETLRTQYFEMLYKSMGSLAYFAKGPLSRARSAFHLDLEANLEIEDLIEFLKGLVLTTVQIDKKYRETVPALITQMKTVVDSSDEGPKRKRRAKKMKIGKDGLYPHEETHIRKWWATNKPELNEDETNVSTQQIRSLTSMLRTRETQLQMIIILEILALTPLRPADGAEDSQLPLLPGAAESQGDTVVPSAKKRSKHNLPVLVDVHADRLTIWQSTASDEQLLLEDSQITQAPDGQSQQKASSEPLKDFCVDIIVPFFSHRLPELCDSINRKLGGPIIVKPTRPKVLKRPSSKRSPKPGAVAKRSLSGQPTRTLQRALSTEQQSRRSVSRGPSNMIALMRSATSTSLPGIKREASDPSLAKSVLNAEPDLMNRKSGPLSRSNSVTNLQDTKSNKKAQVEAELKEAISSLRKPNREVVSKALAEAAERRATVGSSAKKVRKPGRSSLGGSVVKATPANTRFRDVFAKPHVADTPIMSTEDVIPPSSLPSVVPSTGFRGAQRDGLGQSPTPDIERIGSTPTKAGSSFIRRPRIDEDVLPFPPSSPSLERRTISAADLFNPSEVTNRKRMVSFTVSPDDELLATPVKGMKTKNIDLESQAAESMPAKSVSIYEKLGWDDDLDDLL, translated from the exons ATGGAGCATCTTTTGAAGCCGTCGATTGCTGTCAAG CCTCATCCTCCAAAACTCAATGTCCAGCCTCGCATCCTTTATCCATTGATGGTCCTCCCCCGTGAACGCCTTCCTCTCTCTTGCATCGATTTTCACGTTACCAATGTTGATCTTGCTTCGCATCGATTCTTTGAGTCTCATATCAAGATCCTCGACTTGGAGAGTCGAATGGGCTCTGGCCCCGTGGTACTTCTAGCCAGAAAGGAAGCAAGTCGTGCCGTATACGCTCTCGAGCGACAACCCAACGGAGTATATGTTGTATGCAGGCTAGGACCCTGGGTAGACTTGGAGGCTCTGGCAGACGACGCATCTGCTGTCTGTCGAGAACGCTTACGCCCAGCTGCTAGAACCGAGTCTCGAAGCCAATACGGGCCTTCCGTAATCACCACCCCACACATTCATAAGGAGGAAAACATCAAACGAGCGGCCATCGAAGCTATTCAAACCCTGGTCCGCAAAAGGCCTAGGTCGCAGTCTGTTTCAACATTGGCCGAGTCTGTGAAATTAGAAGCTGCCCCAGAAGCTGCTATGACTGCAGAGTCCAAACTTCCATCGCCAACCTTCAGACCAGAAGAACTGCCAAAAACCCTAAGCGAGCAGCAAGCTCAGGCATCACGTCCAACAACTGCAATTTCAACATCTGACATCATCGAGGAGCCTTCCCAGCAGCCGACTACAGAAAGCTTATTCGAAACCTTGAGAACCCAGTACTTTGAGATGCTATACAAGTCCATG GGATCGCTCGCCTATTTTGCCAAAGGGCCTCTCTCTCGTGCTCGTTCTGCTTTCCATCTCGACCTTGAAGCTAATCTAGAGATTGAGGATCTCATCGAATTCTTGAAAGGACTCGTGCTGACCACTGTCCAAATCGACAAAAAGTACCGTGAGACTGTTCCAGCTCTCATAACCCAGATGAAAACGGTGGTGGATAGTTCTGACGAGGGTCCGAAGAGAAAGCGCcgagccaagaagatgaagattggAAAGGATGGACTCTATCCACACGAAGAAACTCATATCAGAAAGTGGTGGGCCACCAACAAGCCTGAACTGAACGAGGACGAGACCAACGTTTCCACTCAACAAATTCGATCACTTACCTCTATGCTTCGCACGAGAGAAACCCAGCTCCAGATGATAATCATATTGGAGATCCTGGCATTGACTCCCCTGAGACCCGCAGACGGTGCGGAAGATAGCCAGCTCCCCCTACTGCCTGGTGCTGCTGAATCTCAGGGTGACACGGTGGTTCCTTCGGCCAAGAAGCGGAGCAAACATAATCTTCCTGTTCTTGTAGATGTCCACGCTGATCGATTGACTATTTGGCAATCTACTGCTTCCGACGAGCAGCTGCTTTTAGAAGACTCCCAAATCACCCAAGCACCGGATGGTCAATCTCAGCAGAAGGCGTCATCGGAGCCTCTCAAAGACTTTTGCGTGGACATCATTGTGCCATT CTTCTCCCATAGGCTCCCAGAGCTATGTGATTCGATCAACCGTAAACTGGGAGGGCCGATCATTGTGAAACCTACAAGGCCAAAGGTTCTGAAACGACCATCAAGCAAGCGTTCACCTAAGCCAGGAGCAGTTGCCAAACGCTCTTTGTCAGGTCAGCCTACAAGAACGTTACAAAGAGCTCTCTCGACAGAGCAGCAGTCGCGACGAAGTGTTTCCAGAGGCCCCAGCAACATGATTGCCCTCATGCGCTCTGCAACATCCACTTCTCTGCCAGGTATCAAGCGAGAAGCTAGCGATCCATCCCTGGCTAAGTCGGTCCTGAACGCTGAGCCCGATCTAATGAATAGGAAGAGTGGGCCATTATCTCGGAGCAACAGTGTTACCAATCTGCAAGACACAAAATCTAACAAAAAGGCTcaagttgaagctgagctAAAAGAGGCTATTTCTTCTTTGAGAAAGCCTAACCGCGAAGTTGTCAGTAAGGCACTGGCTGAAGCGGCTGAGCGGCGTGCAACAGTGGGCTCTTCGGCCAAGA AAGTGAGAAAGCCAGGCAGAAGCTCTCTAGGCGGATCCGTTGTGAAGGCAACGCCAGCAAACACACGCTTCAGAGATGTATTTGCAAAACCACATGTGGCAGATACCCCCATTATGAGCACTGAAGATGTTATTCCTCCTTCAAGCCTTCCCTCCGTTGTTCCCTCTACTGGTTTCCGAGGAGCACAGCGGGATGGCTTAGGTCAGAGTCCAACTCCTGACATTGAAAGGATCGGCAGTACGCCTACAAAGGCCGGATCAAGTTTCATTCGTCGGCCTAGGATCGATGAAGACGTTTTGCCATTCCCACCGTCTTCGCCGTCTCTAGAACGACGAACTATATCTGCTGCCGACCTGTTCAACCCGAGTGAAGTCACGAATCGAAAAAGAATGGTCAGTTTCACTGTTTCTCCTGATGACGAGCTTTTGGCAACGCCCGTGAAGGGTATGAAAACAAAAAACATAGATTTGGAAAGCCAGGCGGCCGAGTCAATGCCTGCTAAGTCAGTGTCAATATATGAGAAACTAGGATGGGATGACGACCTAGATGACCTGTTATGA